In the genome of Litoribacterium kuwaitense, one region contains:
- a CDS encoding helix-turn-helix domain-containing protein: protein MRQETFNVYECADYLGVHYKTIYTMVRSKEIPHHRVRTRIFFTKRAIDEWIAAQEQANTPAVSLA, encoded by the coding sequence ATGCGTCAAGAGACATTCAACGTCTACGAGTGTGCTGACTACTTGGGCGTCCACTACAAAACAATTTACACAATGGTTCGCTCGAAGGAGATACCTCACCACCGAGTGAGGACGCGCATCTTCTTCACCAAACGAGCCATTGATGAGTGGATAGCAGCGCAAGAGCAAGCGAACACTCCTGCTGTTTCTCTAGCTTAA
- a CDS encoding ImmA/IrrE family metallo-endopeptidase yields MWIKETVKKLTTTYKTNDPFEIASAKNIIVFEKDMHEEIMGFYKYIRRNKFIFVNANLNDDTKIFTCAHELGHSQLHPGISTPFLRRNTLYSIDKIEQEANRFAVELLMLDEDLYQLNDTNLTIYDAAALYGIPDDVAHLKKY; encoded by the coding sequence GTGTGGATAAAAGAAACGGTTAAAAAGTTAACAACGACATACAAAACAAACGATCCCTTTGAGATCGCTTCTGCTAAGAACATAATAGTTTTTGAAAAAGATATGCATGAAGAGATCATGGGTTTTTACAAATACATTAGAAGAAACAAATTCATCTTTGTGAATGCCAACCTAAACGATGATACAAAGATATTTACCTGCGCTCATGAACTCGGTCATTCACAACTGCACCCAGGGATCAGCACCCCTTTTCTAAGGCGCAATACCCTCTACTCTATTGACAAAATTGAGCAGGAAGCCAACCGATTCGCTGTTGAACTTCTTATGCTTGATGAAGACTTATATCAATTAAACGACACAAACTTAACAATCTATGATGCTGCTGCTTTGTATGGTATTCCCGATGATGTGGCGCATCTTAAGAAGTACTAA
- a CDS encoding helix-turn-helix domain-containing protein, giving the protein MSVGKVLQSTRKDHKESQEQLSFDLGLSREALSSYETERAKLPADIGQALTKRYGDPFIALTAVSKYLGYGVGKLDGSAVDLHRMSVKSKTEEELEEVLVAIQKLQMTNHPSHAVAHERQRMEEALQEACDAIVALKHFIAICCKEYGFNWLSVWSRHKAKLIANKYIKKGE; this is encoded by the coding sequence ATGTCAGTTGGTAAGGTGCTACAAAGCACCAGAAAAGATCATAAGGAGAGCCAAGAGCAACTAAGTTTCGACCTCGGTCTAAGCCGCGAAGCACTTTCGTCCTACGAGACGGAGAGGGCAAAGCTTCCGGCGGACATCGGACAAGCTCTCACAAAGCGATACGGAGACCCATTTATCGCCTTGACAGCAGTATCTAAATATCTTGGTTACGGCGTCGGAAAGCTCGATGGCTCGGCTGTAGACTTACACCGTATGTCGGTTAAGTCGAAGACCGAGGAAGAGCTTGAAGAAGTGCTTGTGGCTATCCAAAAGCTCCAAATGACGAATCATCCGTCGCATGCAGTTGCGCACGAACGTCAGCGCATGGAAGAAGCCTTGCAAGAGGCATGTGACGCAATCGTTGCACTGAAGCACTTTATAGCAATCTGCTGCAAAGAATATGGATTCAACTGGCTATCAGTGTGGTCTAGGCACAAGGCGAAATTAATCGCTAACAAATATATAAAGAAGGGTGAATGA
- a CDS encoding DUF3800 domain-containing protein gives MQYIVYCDESIKRGEYFSNFYGGSLVRSIHFNEVKSTLEQKKKELNINSEVKWQKVTSNYLDKYMSLIEVFFDFIKNDMVKIRIMFTHNLHEPIELSKTQRDNEYFLLYYQFFKHAFGLKYSNNTSNKISIYPFFDQLPDTKAKNQEFIDYIYNLQRTDVFESANLFFNSKDDIAEAKSHNHVILQCLDVVLGSMEFRLNEKHKIIPEGHKRRGKRTIAKEKLYKFINSQIRQIYPNFNIGESTGIQGVVENRWNHPYRHWKFISIDSRTNGSYVSKKKKVSPIHST, from the coding sequence TTGCAATATATTGTTTATTGTGACGAGTCGATAAAACGAGGGGAGTATTTCAGCAATTTTTATGGAGGATCGTTGGTAAGGTCGATACATTTTAATGAAGTTAAATCCACATTAGAGCAAAAAAAGAAAGAACTTAACATAAATAGCGAAGTTAAGTGGCAAAAAGTTACATCTAATTACTTGGATAAATACATGAGTTTAATTGAAGTTTTTTTTGACTTTATTAAAAATGATATGGTTAAAATTAGAATTATGTTTACACATAATCTTCATGAACCCATCGAGTTATCAAAAACACAAAGGGATAACGAATATTTTTTGCTCTATTATCAATTTTTCAAACACGCATTTGGACTTAAGTATTCTAATAATACTTCAAACAAAATATCTATTTACCCATTTTTCGATCAGTTACCGGACACTAAAGCGAAAAATCAAGAGTTTATTGATTACATATACAATCTCCAAAGGACTGACGTATTCGAGAGTGCTAATTTATTTTTTAACAGCAAAGACGACATAGCTGAAGCAAAGTCTCACAATCATGTGATATTGCAATGTTTAGATGTAGTGTTGGGTTCAATGGAATTTAGGTTAAATGAGAAGCATAAAATAATTCCAGAAGGTCACAAAAGAAGAGGGAAAAGAACTATCGCCAAAGAAAAGCTTTACAAATTTATTAACTCGCAAATCAGGCAAATCTATCCTAACTTTAATATTGGAGAAAGTACAGGGATCCAAGGTGTGGTGGAAAATCGGTGGAATCATCCCTACCGACATTGGAAGTTTATATCAATAGATAGCAGAACTAATGGATCATATGTAAGTAAAAAGAAAAAAGTGAGCCCCATCCACTCTACTTAG
- a CDS encoding helix-turn-helix domain-containing protein, whose translation MKMHERIRSYIEASGLKLNFVAEKSGINPKRFYRLINGQSPLSIEEYEAICHGLSVDAGYFFKNKFLETKNEQKVI comes from the coding sequence ATGAAAATGCACGAAAGAATTCGCTCTTACATCGAAGCTAGCGGGCTTAAATTGAACTTTGTTGCAGAAAAGTCAGGCATTAACCCCAAAAGGTTTTACAGGTTGATTAATGGGCAATCACCTTTATCTATTGAAGAATACGAAGCGATTTGCCACGGTTTATCAGTAGATGCAGGATATTTTTTTAAGAATAAGTTCTTAGAAACTAAGAATGAACAAAAGGTCATATAA
- a CDS encoding YqaJ viral recombinase family nuclease codes for MTAPNVLIPTKEMNRVEWLKNRRQGIGGSDASAILGLNKYSTAFEVWSEKTGDYIPEDVESEAAYFGNLLEDMVAKEFENRTGKRVRRRNAILQHPKHEWMIANVDRMVVGEKAILECKTANQRLASDWEGEDIPAQYLVQIQHYMAVLGAPKAYIAVLIGGQRFVWKEIERDEELIEMMIAEEKRFWEEHVLAGVPPALDGTSAAEKYMKERFPEAVKDTEIALSASYKEQLEYRDQLKEQLVEIQQEITKIENRIKLEMKENEKATLPGFQITWKNRSSMRVDAKRLKQEQPDIYETYLKESISRPLLVKAVE; via the coding sequence ATGACAGCGCCAAACGTACTGATTCCGACAAAGGAAATGAACCGCGTCGAGTGGTTAAAAAATCGCCGGCAAGGAATCGGGGGCAGTGACGCCTCTGCAATTTTAGGGCTAAACAAGTACAGTACAGCCTTTGAAGTCTGGTCAGAAAAGACCGGGGATTACATTCCTGAAGACGTCGAAAGCGAAGCGGCATACTTCGGCAACTTGCTAGAAGATATGGTCGCTAAAGAGTTCGAGAACCGAACAGGAAAACGAGTTAGGAGAAGAAACGCCATTCTACAACACCCAAAGCATGAATGGATGATCGCAAACGTCGATCGAATGGTGGTGGGAGAGAAAGCCATTCTTGAGTGCAAAACAGCCAATCAAAGACTAGCAAGTGATTGGGAAGGCGAAGACATTCCAGCTCAATATCTTGTGCAAATTCAGCATTATATGGCTGTTTTAGGAGCACCCAAAGCATATATTGCCGTATTAATCGGCGGTCAGCGCTTTGTCTGGAAGGAGATCGAACGTGATGAAGAATTAATTGAAATGATGATCGCCGAAGAAAAACGCTTTTGGGAAGAGCATGTACTTGCCGGCGTACCTCCTGCATTGGACGGCACAAGCGCGGCAGAGAAGTACATGAAAGAGCGATTCCCTGAAGCTGTCAAGGATACTGAAATAGCTTTAAGTGCTTCATACAAAGAGCAATTAGAATATCGCGATCAACTAAAAGAACAATTAGTAGAAATACAGCAAGAAATCACAAAGATAGAAAACCGCATCAAGCTAGAAATGAAGGAAAACGAAAAAGCTACACTGCCTGGCTTCCAAATAACTTGGAAGAACAGGTCGTCGATGAGAGTAGACGCGAAACGTCTCAAACAAGAACAACCAGATATATATGAAACGTACCTAAAGGAATCGATCAGCAGACCACTATTAGTAAAGGCGGTTGAATGA
- a CDS encoding helix-turn-helix domain-containing protein, translating to MSTLGERLRIARERKGLKQTQVKERTNINNKTLSGYEHNVSEPDSNTLATLADLYEVSYKWLMTGKGEPSEEQKGDELTEKDERDIAKRMAKLREDLMNGEDSDGLSFSGEPMSPEAIESLLEALEYAERQATRINKKYTPKKYRNKEEK from the coding sequence ATGTCCACATTGGGAGAACGCCTGAGGATCGCCAGAGAGCGAAAAGGGCTCAAACAAACCCAAGTAAAAGAAAGAACAAACATTAATAACAAAACACTTAGTGGCTATGAACATAACGTAAGTGAGCCTGATTCTAACACCTTGGCGACTTTGGCCGATCTATATGAGGTATCTTACAAATGGCTCATGACAGGTAAAGGCGAGCCTTCTGAAGAGCAGAAAGGTGATGAACTCACCGAAAAAGACGAGCGAGACATCGCCAAACGCATGGCTAAACTGAGAGAAGACTTAATGAATGGTGAAGATAGTGACGGATTGAGCTTCTCTGGAGAACCGATGAGCCCAGAAGCGATTGAGTCACTACTCGAGGCTTTAGAATATGCCGAGCGTCAAGCAACACGTATTAATAAGAAATACACCCCTAAAAAATATAGAAATAAAGAAGAAAAATAG